The Nocardia higoensis region GCGGTGGAGATGCGGTGGCCGGAGACGTTCATGACGTCGTCGACGCGGCCGAGGATCCACAGGGCGTTGTCGGTGTCGATCCTGGCGCCGTCGCCGGCGAAGTACCAGCCCTGGGTGCGGTAGCGGTCCCAGTAGGTTTCGCGGTAGCGGTCCATGTCGCCCCAGATGCCGCGCAGCATGGATGGCCAGGGTTGGTCGAGGACGAGGTAGCCGTTGGCTTCGGTGGTGTCGGGTGTGAGGGGGTTGGCGTCTTCGTCGACGACGCGGGCGCTGATGCCGGGGAGGGGGGTCATGGCGGCGCCGGGTTTGGTGGTGGTGACCCCGGGGAGGGGGGAGATCATGATGGCGCCGGTTTCGGTTTGCCACCAGGTGTCGACGA contains the following coding sequences:
- a CDS encoding AMP-binding enzyme, giving the protein VDTWWQTETGAIMISPLPGVTTTKPGAAMTPLPGISARVVDEDANPLTPDTTEANGYLVLDQPWPSMLRGIWGDMDRYRETYWDRYRTQGWYFAGDGARIDTDNALWILGRVDDVMNVSGHRISTAEVESALVSHPAVAEAAVVGATDATTGQGIVAFTILRTGNSHTDKDALVAELKNTVSKEISPIAKPRDIFIVSELPKTRSGKIMRRLLRDVAEGRPLGDTSTLVDPTVFEQIRAGNA